Proteins co-encoded in one Ignavibacteria bacterium genomic window:
- a CDS encoding response regulator has protein sequence MRQVISTARFSYFPSIHKFIFDDELHFPDGEINQYTGCFCDWIKSSLRAGSLRFYEEVDGTGFEFFILSIDEDLYRGVIQVSISKEAMPGSKNLKNSDSCPDEGNPSEKAKRGKRVLLVEDNEINKKVVESILSNLDLLLDHAWNGEEAIEKVASNDYDLILMDISMPVMDGYEATRRIRDTFPEPKSRTPVIALTAALRSESEARVAESGMNGYIGKPIVSKELIAAVQSFLFEEPRFEFINNGSGDDDIFIVDELVDLTYLKEVSNNDILFASDIVKSFLENSGPLLRELESSLGNDDIKRARELCHKFQPVLSYMGLKKIIPLMEKFHLNLQKPDINKHGQSLILEKIIKMTTEATSSLENIRKKMLERV, from the coding sequence ATGAGACAAGTCATTTCAACAGCAAGATTCAGCTACTTTCCTTCCATTCACAAATTCATTTTCGATGATGAACTTCATTTTCCCGATGGCGAAATAAACCAATACACAGGTTGTTTTTGTGACTGGATAAAATCGTCACTAAGAGCCGGATCTCTCCGTTTTTACGAAGAAGTTGACGGCACCGGATTCGAGTTTTTTATTCTGTCGATTGATGAGGACCTATACAGGGGAGTAATCCAGGTTTCGATATCGAAGGAGGCGATGCCGGGTTCGAAAAATCTGAAAAATTCAGATTCTTGCCCGGACGAAGGAAATCCCTCAGAAAAAGCAAAAAGAGGGAAAAGGGTGCTCCTGGTGGAGGACAACGAAATAAACAAAAAAGTGGTGGAAAGCATTCTGTCAAACCTCGATTTGCTTCTGGACCATGCCTGGAACGGTGAGGAGGCAATAGAAAAGGTTGCCTCGAACGATTATGATTTAATCTTAATGGACATATCGATGCCGGTTATGGATGGTTACGAAGCCACAAGAAGAATCAGAGACACATTTCCGGAACCCAAAAGCCGCACTCCCGTTATAGCATTAACGGCTGCTTTGAGGTCTGAAAGTGAAGCAAGAGTGGCTGAATCGGGCATGAATGGTTACATAGGAAAGCCGATTGTTTCAAAGGAACTGATTGCTGCTGTCCAATCCTTTCTGTTTGAAGAACCCCGTTTTGAATTCATAAACAACGGATCTGGTGATGATGATATCTTTATTGTTGATGAGCTTGTAGATCTTACATACCTGAAGGAAGTATCTAATAATGACATTCTTTTTGCTTCAGATATTGTCAAGAGTTTTCTCGAAAATTCCGGACCTTTACTTCGTGAGTTGGAATCTTCCCTTGGGAATGATGACATTAAAAGGGCCAGAGAATTGTGCCACAAGTTTCAACCCGTTCTTTCATACATGGGATTGAAAAAGATTATTCCGCTGATGGAGAAATTTCATCTGAATCTTCAAAAGCCTGATATTAACAAGCACGGTCAGTCATTGATTCTTGAGAAGATAATTAAAATGACGACTGAGGCAACAAGTTCACTGGAGAATATTCGGAAGAAAATGCTTGAACGGGTATAG
- a CDS encoding PP2C family protein-serine/threonine phosphatase, producing the protein MLEPKYFYRKLDALLAGIGKEKTGQDFLVNIVTRLQTVFGNDLQIGNGRIYEEVTGNFELIYPDDLDENTYALKVAVDLPEVTLVLKTRLYIFDDPATITIFKPADQEGYSVPAVVVVNSPERKYIFVFELRSGWVREEIEFCLNAVRRAVNYRLFSEAVIGEMEQAARIQQSLLASVPPAIPGWDIAARSKPAELVGGDLYDYFKFDADDFGICFGDASGHGLPAALMVRDVVTGLRMGVEKHMKMVYTLKKLNEVIYRGSYSTSFISLFFAEFENNGNLFYANGGHPSPLIFKKEGIEELHPTGLIFGAFPDISIKRSFAHMDEGDILLLYSDGIIERQNANEEFFTIQEVIKLVKKHGKEPAADIIEIIFEEADRFGGGVKWDDDATLMVIKKTKS; encoded by the coding sequence AGTAACCAGACTTCAGACGGTTTTTGGAAATGATTTGCAAATCGGAAACGGGCGGATTTACGAAGAGGTTACCGGGAACTTCGAGTTGATATATCCCGACGATCTGGATGAGAACACCTACGCGCTGAAAGTGGCTGTCGATCTTCCCGAAGTGACGCTGGTTTTGAAGACCAGGCTTTATATTTTTGATGACCCGGCAACAATTACGATATTTAAGCCGGCAGACCAGGAGGGATATTCTGTACCGGCAGTAGTGGTTGTAAACAGTCCCGAACGGAAATATATTTTTGTTTTCGAGCTTCGCAGCGGGTGGGTGAGGGAAGAGATAGAATTTTGTCTAAATGCCGTCAGAAGGGCGGTCAATTACAGACTGTTTTCAGAGGCTGTAATTGGTGAAATGGAGCAGGCAGCGAGGATTCAGCAATCGCTTCTGGCATCAGTACCTCCTGCAATTCCCGGATGGGATATAGCGGCAAGATCTAAACCTGCAGAACTTGTCGGGGGTGACCTTTATGACTATTTCAAGTTTGATGCCGATGATTTTGGCATATGTTTTGGGGATGCGAGCGGACACGGACTTCCTGCTGCCTTGATGGTCAGGGATGTGGTTACCGGGTTGCGAATGGGGGTTGAGAAGCACATGAAGATGGTTTACACCTTGAAAAAATTGAATGAGGTAATCTATCGGGGTTCATACTCAACAAGTTTCATTTCGCTGTTCTTTGCCGAGTTCGAAAACAACGGAAATCTTTTTTACGCTAACGGGGGGCATCCCTCGCCGTTGATATTCAAAAAAGAGGGAATTGAAGAGCTCCATCCAACTGGACTGATTTTTGGAGCATTTCCCGATATAAGCATAAAACGCTCATTTGCGCACATGGACGAAGGAGATATCCTGCTTCTCTATAGCGATGGTATCATTGAAAGACAGAATGCAAATGAGGAATTTTTTACAATTCAGGAAGTCATAAAACTTGTAAAGAAGCACGGGAAGGAACCTGCTGCTGATATTATTGAGATAATATTCGAAGAAGCCGACAGATTTGGCGGCGGGGTGAAGTGGGACGATGATGCAACGCTGATGGTTATTAAAAAAACTAAATCCTGA
- a CDS encoding TRAP transporter substrate-binding protein yields the protein MSKRRDFIKKAALVGTAAAFPAFFSSCMRKNNKADGFSGKSIKWKMATTWPPNFPVYGEMMTLFSQLVDQMSGGRLKIKVYGGGELVPAMESFDAVKQGNVEMVHSASYYWAGKEPSAIFFTGLPYGMNAPQFSAWLHFGGGMQLWEELYAKHGIIPMPGGNTSGQMGGWFRKEIKSVDDFNGLKMRIPGIGGKVMAKMGASALLFPGGELYTNLERGVLDALEWVGPFHDYKMGFQRIAKYYYYPGWQEPAGATEFMINKKAFDSLADDLKAILRGAAGYIDTMITAEMVAKNAESLQLIKNDPEVKLVQFPDEVLQKLKEKTAEVISEMTEAEPASKKIYESYRKYQNLTSSLYELTERNYKV from the coding sequence ATGAGTAAAAGAAGAGATTTCATTAAGAAGGCGGCACTCGTTGGTACTGCTGCTGCATTCCCTGCCTTTTTCTCCTCCTGCATGAGAAAAAACAACAAAGCCGACGGTTTTTCCGGAAAAAGTATCAAGTGGAAAATGGCTACCACCTGGCCCCCCAATTTCCCCGTTTACGGTGAGATGATGACGCTCTTTTCACAGCTTGTGGATCAGATGTCAGGTGGCAGGCTGAAGATAAAGGTTTACGGCGGTGGTGAACTCGTTCCTGCCATGGAAAGTTTTGATGCCGTGAAGCAGGGAAATGTGGAGATGGTGCACAGTGCCTCCTACTATTGGGCAGGCAAGGAGCCTTCGGCAATTTTCTTTACTGGACTTCCATACGGGATGAATGCTCCACAGTTTTCGGCATGGCTCCATTTTGGTGGTGGCATGCAACTTTGGGAAGAATTGTATGCGAAGCACGGGATCATCCCGATGCCCGGTGGTAACACGAGCGGTCAGATGGGTGGCTGGTTCCGGAAAGAGATAAAAAGTGTCGATGATTTTAACGGGTTAAAGATGAGAATCCCGGGAATTGGCGGCAAGGTAATGGCGAAAATGGGAGCCAGTGCACTTCTGTTTCCGGGAGGAGAGCTTTACACAAATCTGGAGAGGGGAGTTCTCGACGCACTGGAATGGGTGGGTCCTTTTCACGATTATAAAATGGGATTTCAGAGAATAGCGAAATACTACTACTATCCCGGGTGGCAGGAGCCTGCGGGAGCAACCGAATTTATGATCAACAAAAAGGCATTCGATTCTCTCGCTGATGATCTGAAGGCGATTTTAAGAGGAGCAGCAGGGTATATTGATACCATGATTACTGCTGAAATGGTGGCAAAAAATGCGGAAAGTCTTCAACTCATCAAAAATGATCCCGAAGTGAAACTGGTACAATTCCCCGATGAGGTATTGCAGAAACTGAAAGAGAAGACTGCGGAAGTGATTTCCGAGATGACAGAGGCAGAACCTGCAAGCAAAAAAATCTATGAATCTTATCGGAAATATCAGAATCTAACTTCATCACTTTATGAGTTGACCGAAAGGAACTATAAAGTATAA
- a CDS encoding TonB-dependent receptor: MLPVNTKSVIHITHISYSNYTFQTTPENGIPFNLLVYLIPKNLEFGTVLITGNHSHSKFEEIDNLKGTVEGVDLQKNLGLTLAATLKNEAGMAIRSMGPAPARPVIRGLGGDRILFAEDGVKTTDLSATSPDHALTIEPFSITRAEIIRGPRTIIFSPVTIGGVVNVIRHDIPVEKSNGFSGTAGSYYESANNGLLFGGNAEYGYGSMVIKGSITSRKSSDLRTPAGNLKNSFSDATGLSLGASYLGDFGYAGYAYRSMEMDYGIPGGFVGAHPNGVRISIFRNVYSAKASFNVNSSLIHNATFHVNRSFYRHKEYERNDLIGAEFSITDYTGFMNFEHHLFGFNEDGVIGASGQYRDFETGGFVFTPKSQSKNLSFYFWQPFNYNGLSIEFGGRVNYDLISPEKDKKANIGYIRERDFVTYSLALSGIYGITNELFAGMNLSRSSRVPTIEELFSEGPHLAAYSYETGNPDLASERGTGIELFSYYKLDNFYTLVNIYYYDLADFIIPRNTGRINYQTFLPVYATQGVSAKISGVEFQSELKFSPSFTFLVKASFTRGEMTDGGKLPQIPPAKLYLEASYKLFESSTLELSAEMAASQEETDTFETPTAGYISVNTNFHRSFSLGRLTGLLSIGIDNIFDADYRNHLSRVKSIMPETGRNLRTTLKVYIL, from the coding sequence ATGCTCCCGGTAAACACCAAGTCAGTGATTCATATTACTCACATCAGTTATTCGAATTATACATTTCAAACCACCCCCGAAAACGGCATACCATTCAACCTTCTTGTGTATCTCATTCCGAAAAATCTTGAGTTTGGGACAGTGCTGATCACCGGCAATCATTCTCATTCAAAATTTGAAGAGATTGACAATCTGAAAGGCACTGTGGAAGGTGTTGATTTACAAAAAAATCTGGGACTTACCCTTGCTGCAACCTTGAAGAATGAGGCGGGAATGGCGATTCGTTCGATGGGTCCCGCACCGGCCCGCCCGGTGATACGGGGACTTGGTGGTGACAGAATACTATTCGCAGAGGACGGGGTAAAAACCACGGATTTGAGTGCCACCTCACCTGATCATGCACTCACAATAGAGCCTTTCTCCATCACCAGGGCAGAAATTATAAGAGGTCCGCGAACGATTATTTTTTCTCCAGTTACGATAGGTGGTGTGGTAAATGTGATCAGGCATGACATTCCGGTCGAAAAATCAAACGGTTTCTCCGGCACTGCAGGGTCGTATTACGAAAGTGCAAACAACGGACTTTTGTTTGGGGGGAATGCCGAGTACGGTTATGGGAGCATGGTGATTAAAGGGAGCATCACTTCGAGGAAGTCGAGCGACCTTAGAACACCTGCCGGAAACCTTAAAAACTCATTTTCCGATGCCACAGGGCTCTCCTTGGGAGCATCGTATCTTGGTGATTTTGGTTACGCAGGTTACGCATACCGGAGCATGGAGATGGATTACGGCATACCCGGAGGTTTTGTTGGTGCTCATCCGAACGGGGTTCGGATATCAATTTTCAGAAATGTTTACTCGGCAAAAGCCTCTTTCAATGTAAATTCGTCGCTGATTCACAATGCCACCTTTCATGTGAACAGATCGTTTTACAGGCACAAAGAATATGAAAGAAACGACCTGATTGGCGCTGAATTCAGTATAACAGACTACACCGGGTTCATGAATTTTGAGCATCACCTTTTTGGGTTCAATGAGGACGGAGTGATAGGTGCCTCAGGGCAGTACCGGGACTTTGAAACCGGCGGATTTGTCTTTACTCCAAAATCACAGTCGAAGAACCTTTCGTTCTATTTTTGGCAGCCTTTCAATTATAACGGGCTTAGCATTGAATTTGGAGGGAGGGTCAACTATGATCTTATTTCGCCCGAGAAGGATAAAAAAGCCAACATCGGATACATCAGAGAGAGGGACTTCGTTACATATTCCCTTGCCTTATCCGGGATTTACGGAATAACGAACGAATTGTTTGCGGGTATGAATCTCAGCAGGTCATCCAGAGTTCCCACTATTGAGGAGTTATTCTCCGAAGGTCCACATCTTGCAGCATATTCATATGAAACCGGCAATCCTGACCTGGCATCTGAAAGAGGGACAGGGATTGAGCTCTTCTCGTATTACAAGCTCGATAATTTTTACACACTCGTAAATATCTATTACTATGACCTTGCAGATTTCATAATTCCGAGAAATACAGGGAGAATAAACTACCAGACATTTCTTCCTGTCTATGCCACTCAGGGTGTTTCTGCCAAAATCTCCGGTGTGGAGTTTCAATCTGAATTAAAATTTTCCCCGTCATTTACTTTTTTAGTGAAAGCAAGTTTTACCCGGGGCGAAATGACTGATGGTGGAAAACTGCCACAGATTCCTCCGGCAAAACTTTATCTAGAGGCGAGCTACAAATTGTTTGAATCCAGCACCCTGGAGCTCTCCGCTGAAATGGCTGCTTCACAGGAGGAAACAGATACATTTGAGACACCAACTGCCGGTTATATATCTGTAAACACTAACTTTCACCGGTCATTTTCCCTTGGCAGGTTGACCGGACTTTTATCGATCGGCATTGATAATATATTTGATGCGGATTACAGAAATCACCTTTCGAGGGTAAAAAGCATCATGCCAGAAACAGGTCGGAATTTACGGACAACCTTGAAAGTCTATATTCTCTGA
- a CDS encoding rhodanese-like domain-containing protein: MLVVKNLSPSEFLDGYKNDPDAVLIDVRTPEENSEKRIPNSLNIDIYSPSFQQEILELDREKSYYLYCRSGSRSFHAGLFMGQNGFTKVYNLDSGILGWRFETEKG; encoded by the coding sequence ATGTTAGTTGTAAAAAATCTTTCTCCATCCGAATTTCTGGACGGTTACAAAAACGACCCTGATGCAGTATTGATTGATGTCAGGACCCCCGAAGAAAACAGTGAAAAGAGGATCCCGAATTCATTAAATATTGATATCTACTCTCCGTCATTTCAACAGGAGATTCTTGAACTCGACAGAGAAAAAAGCTATTATCTCTATTGCAGAAGTGGCAGCAGAAGTTTTCATGCAGGTCTGTTCATGGGTCAAAACGGGTTTACCAAGGTATATAACCTTGACAGTGGAATCTTAGGCTGGCGTTTTGAAACGGAAAAAGGATAA